The region TTTTATGGGGGCAGCCCGGAGATTCGGGTTTTCGGTGTCAGAACACGTGCCACATGGTGGATGTGGATGTTTACGATGGCGGTACGCAGATCCGAATGAAGATGAAAAATCCCGGGAAAGGGATCCTCGACCTGTGGAGATGGAGGGCCGGAGTGACAGCCCCCTTCGGAGCCGCAGATGACATGCTTATTGACCACGACGGAAAACGGGGCGACGAAGGCCAGATCATTCCTGCCGTAAACAGGAATGAAGGGGAAAACGGGCCGGCCGACGGGGTGGACTGGTCATCCGGCATACCCACGGCCCCCTATTTTCTGATAACGGCTCCCACCGGCAAGGAGGCCGATGTCCACGCCGTATCAGGCTGGAAAAACGGGAAATGGCGTGTGCTGTTTCGCCGAAGCCTGGCCACAGGGGATTCCGGCGACCGTGTTTTTACCCCAGGTGTGAAGATCCCTTTCAGCCTCAGTGTCTTTGACAATACATGGAGGGAACATCATGTCGTTCGTGAAGTACTTGCCCTGGAGTTGGAAAAAGGATTCAGGGCAGTTGGAGTATACGGGAGGGGTCTCTATGAACCGCTGGATTTTTAGACGGCTCATATCCGTTATTCCCCTGATGGCTATGATGGCCGTCGTTCTTCTCCTCATTTCCGGCTGTTCCGAAAAGGAGAAGGACAAGCCGTCCACCGTTTCCGGGACTGTGACGGTTCCCCTGAGCGAAGCGCGCCTCTATATCTATGGCGAGGGAGAGGATATCTTTGCGCCGGCCATGGTTATCTCGGAGCCCACGGGCCCGGACGGCGCGTTTTCCCTGGCCCTTTTCCCGGGGCGGTACGTCGGTGTTGTAAGGAAAAGGGAGTCGGGAGAGAGCGCCGGGCCCGTGAGGATAGGTGATTACAAAAGCCGGCCCGTTTCCTTCGAGGTGAAGGCCGGAACGCCGTTAACCCTGAATTTTTCCGCTGTCGTCAAGGTGGCTAATGAGAAAGCGTTTCCCTCCCTGCAGGCCAAGGGAAATACCGGGGTCGAGGGCACGGTTTACGATGCCGATGGCAATCCCGCGGTGGGTGTACGGGTGCATGTCTATGACCATATTCAGATGTCCGAGCGTCCCAAGTACGTAAGCGAGAAGACCGGCCCGAATGGCCGGTATCTTGTGAAGGTCCGGCATGGCGGCACCTACTATCTGGCGGCACGGGATCGGTTCGGTGGACCTCCACAGCTTGGCGACCTGTACGGGCGATACGATGAGGGAACCGTCGATCCATCCGGGGTAGTGGTTCATAAGGGGGAGATCACCCAGGGCATCGATATCATTGTCCACAAGGTGTGGTGATGATGAGACCCTTAGTTCTGGTCCTCATCGCTTTTCTGACGGTCGCATGTTCCGCCGGGGATGAGGGCGTTGACGCCCTGGCCCGTAACGCGGCCCATGGAGACCGCGGAGCGGCCAAAAGGCTTGTCCTGGCCATGGGGGACCGGACCCGGGAAAGGTCCCTGGATGCATATAAGTCGGTGGTGTCCGTCGGGAATGTCGTGATTCCCTACCTGTACAAGGGGTTGGCATCGGATGATCAGGATCTTTTCGAGGCCTGCGCGGCGGCCCTGGGGAATATCGGTTCCACGGACAGCCTTCCGGCGCTGAAGACAGCGCTTGGCCGGAAGGGCATGAGACGGTACGCGGTCGCTTGGGCCCTCGGAGAGATCGGCGACCCCTCTGTCACCGTGCTTCTGGTCCGCTCCCTGGCTACCGGCGATGTGGTCCTGAGGAAGGCCGCTGTCCGAGCGCTGGTTCGGCTGGGCCCATCCGTCGGCCCCCAAGTGCTTGAGATGCTTGAACGGTCGGACGATCCGAAGGCGCGTAGGGCGGCCATACGGGTCCTGGGCGAGATAAAGGAACAGGCCGCCGTACCGCTGCTGACGGAGGTGGAGGGGATCAACAGGGATGCCGCGGTCTGGGCGCTGGGGCGTATCGGGAATCCGCAGGCCCTCCAACCCCTTCTGAAGGACCTTTCCGACGAAAGGTGGTCGGTGCGTCGGCAGGCCGCCCAGGCACTGGGGAACCTGGAGGACGCCGGTGCGGTGCCGGCCCTCCGGCGAACTCTCGACGATCCCGAGGCGGTTGTGAGGGAGTGGGCTGCAAGGTCATTGGAGACCCTTACGGGAAAGCGGGTCCTCTACAGGGACGAGGATGGCCAAATTGTCCCACCTTACAACCTGTATCATTAATGACTTCGCGAGAAGTCTTCAACGCGCCCACTTAAGAGCGCTCAAATCGAAGATTTGTGAGGAAAGTGAAAATGACATTTTTCGCTTTCCGTGGAGTAAAAAGCCATAGATGGATTTTTTACGACCCTATCAAAGTTAAAAGGAAGATGATGTCGGGTATCTCCCCCCGTTTTTTAAAGAGCATTGCTTTCTGGACAGTCCTCAGGGGCGTCTTCCTGGTGGTCTTTGCGGGAATGGTTGCGGTCACCTGGGGACGTTGGGGGATCGACGGCATCGATGTTCCGGATCCACTCATGTATACAAATGTCGGCAATCTACTCTTCTGGGCGGTTTGGCTGATGGGGCTTGTGGTCCTGGTTCCCCTTTTCGGGAGGCTATGGTGCGGTGTCTGCCCCCTTGGTTTCCTCAACGAAATTGCATCAAGATGGGGCCTTTCCAGACCGTTCCCCAGACCCCTGAAGAATGACTATTCCAAGGCCGTCCTGCTGCTGGCCACCTTGCTGCTTATGGGGCTTTTCCGTTTGCACCATTATCCCGGCGCCACGGCTGTTTACCTGGCCGCATGGGGTCTTCTCGCCGTGCTCCTCGGCCTGGTATTCTCCGGCAGGTCCCTTTGTTCATACGTGTGTCCGATCGGGGGAATGCTCGGCCTCTATTCCAGAATGGCTCCCCTGGAGGTTACCATCAGGAATAGGGGCATTTGCGAGGATTGCGAGAGCAAGGACTGCGTCAGGGGGAGCGACGTGTGGATAAGATTGGCCCTGGGCAGGGTCCGCTCGGTCTTCCGCCTGCGTCATCACCCCTGCCCGGTCAACCTTTCGGTCTGGGACATGAAGGGAACAGGAAGGTGCCTGGGGTGTTTTAATTGCCTGCGAGCCTGTCCCTACGATAACGTTCAGCTTTCATTGCGGGCTCCCCTCGCGCCGCTATGGGTGGAAAGATATCCCCGCTACTCGGAAACCGCCCTGGCAGCTGTGCTTCTGGGGTTTCTGCTCCTGAGCTACAGCCGTTTCTGGCCGGGGCTGGGGTCCGTCCTGGCCTTTCCGGCGAGCGCCCTCGTCCCTGTGGTCGGCACAGGCGCCGGGCGGGTCCTCTATCTGGTCTGGGTCGGGTTTCTGCTCCCGACGTTACTCATCTTTGCGCCTTCCATATCAGTTCAGGCGACCCGGGCCGTCTCAGCCGGGGGAGCGGCGTTTGGAACCTGGTTGAATTCGGAGAAGGCGTCCTCATCCATAAGGTTCTGGATTGCCCCGCGGGTTAGGGAGACCCTCTCTGAAAACGGGGAAGGGGATGAGGCCGTTGTGGAGGAGACCGACACCCTCAGAGGGCTGTCGGCCGCCTGTCTTCCAATCCTGATCCCGCTTATCTTTAGTGGACACCTGGTGCTGGCATTGGTCAAGCTCAACGCTAAGCTGGGCTACCTGCCCCTCGGGATGGCGGATCCGGTGGGGATCCAGTCCTACCTTGCCATTGAGGAACTGGAGTTGTTATCCAGGCCGGGACTTATCCTGTCCATACCCGTTTTAAGATGGATCACCGGGATGGTCATGGTGGGAGGGATCGCCCTCTCCCTTGTGGCGGCGGCCAGGATAAGCAGAAGAGAGGAGATCCCTTTCCTTCCCTATGCGGTGCAGATCGGTCTTGTCGGGTTATGCTTCGCCGGGGGGCTGTATAAGTGGCTCTTTTAAGACTATTCCTGGGCCTGTGCCTCCTGTTGGGCTGGCCTTCCCCCGTCTCGGCTCATACGGGCAGGAGTATCACCTTCCTCTGTCCGGCGGGGACGCTTAATGAGGTTGCCGCAAATATGGTGGCCGCCTACATGGGAGAGCAGATGGCCAGAAACGTCAAAGTGGTAAGACACGATGGGACGGTCCGGTGTCTTAACGGGATACGCGATCATGAGGCACCCATCGCCCTTGTTCCAGAGGACCAATGGCCGGGGGACGATGAGGCCGTGGTCCAGGTGGGTGGTTCCCTGCGGGTGGCCGGAACCGATTTTGTTCTCGTAATGGGAAAGGATGCGGCCAGACAGCTCCAGTTCAGCCTGGTACCCCGGTATATGTCCCGGCTTGCGAAGGTATTACCGGGGATGGACATGTTTCCGGGCCTGGAAAAGGTCAGGAAGGGAGAAGGGGCCCGGAAGGTGGCCCTGGACCTGCTCAGAAAGGCGGATGTGTTATGAGGATATGGACGGGCGGGACAATCCGCTCTCTGACAGCTTTCGGGGTACTCTGGTTTCTGGTGTTTCTTCCCTCGTGCCAGAGAGCCGGCAGGGAGGACGATACCCTGAAAACCGTGTCGGCAGGACCTGTCTATCGCATCGGCTACATGATATGCGACGGTCTTGACGAGGCGAAAAAACGTTTCGAACCGCTGACGAAATATCTTTCCAAGACCACGGGGATAAAATTCACCTCCGTATATCTTAACACGTACGATGTGCCGGAGGCCTTCGAGAAGGGAGAACTGGATATCACGCATACCAACTCTCTCCTGTACGTAATGATGGCGGAGAAAGGCCTGATCCCCCTGGTCGGGGAGCGGAGAGGTAGTATGGGCTTTCGTTCCGCCGGGGGCATCGCCGTAAGATCCGACAGCCCCATCAAAACGCTCGCGGATCTGAAGGGTAAGAGGATGGTGTTCGGTCCCATGTTCGCTCCCACCGGCTACCTGTCCCAGTACGACATGCTGCTGGAGGCGGGTATTGATCC is a window of Deltaproteobacteria bacterium DNA encoding:
- a CDS encoding phosphate/phosphite/phosphonate ABC transporter substrate-binding protein, producing the protein MRIWTGGTIRSLTAFGVLWFLVFLPSCQRAGREDDTLKTVSAGPVYRIGYMICDGLDEAKKRFEPLTKYLSKTTGIKFTSVYLNTYDVPEAFEKGELDITHTNSLLYVMMAEKGLIPLVGERRGSMGFRSAGGIAVRSDSPIKTLADLKGKRMVFGPMFAPTGYLSQYDMLLEAGIDPELDLEYYAIPWGAYKHEKVIYGVWMGAYDAAAVPMLDMEIMERENKIGKGDLRVIAQNDPIPYCVFGVAPKVPGEVVAAVRSALLNLTREATIPIDGEVLSVLRAAKVDGFVPIEDADFNRVREMAKKANMPPYQTY
- a CDS encoding carboxypeptidase regulatory-like domain-containing protein, with the protein product MNRWIFRRLISVIPLMAMMAVVLLLISGCSEKEKDKPSTVSGTVTVPLSEARLYIYGEGEDIFAPAMVISEPTGPDGAFSLALFPGRYVGVVRKRESGESAGPVRIGDYKSRPVSFEVKAGTPLTLNFSAVVKVANEKAFPSLQAKGNTGVEGTVYDADGNPAVGVRVHVYDHIQMSERPKYVSEKTGPNGRYLVKVRHGGTYYLAARDRFGGPPQLGDLYGRYDEGTVDPSGVVVHKGEITQGIDIIVHKVW
- a CDS encoding 4Fe-4S binding protein is translated as MTFFAFRGVKSHRWIFYDPIKVKRKMMSGISPRFLKSIAFWTVLRGVFLVVFAGMVAVTWGRWGIDGIDVPDPLMYTNVGNLLFWAVWLMGLVVLVPLFGRLWCGVCPLGFLNEIASRWGLSRPFPRPLKNDYSKAVLLLATLLLMGLFRLHHYPGATAVYLAAWGLLAVLLGLVFSGRSLCSYVCPIGGMLGLYSRMAPLEVTIRNRGICEDCESKDCVRGSDVWIRLALGRVRSVFRLRHHPCPVNLSVWDMKGTGRCLGCFNCLRACPYDNVQLSLRAPLAPLWVERYPRYSETALAAVLLGFLLLSYSRFWPGLGSVLAFPASALVPVVGTGAGRVLYLVWVGFLLPTLLIFAPSISVQATRAVSAGGAAFGTWLNSEKASSSIRFWIAPRVRETLSENGEGDEAVVEETDTLRGLSAACLPILIPLIFSGHLVLALVKLNAKLGYLPLGMADPVGIQSYLAIEELELLSRPGLILSIPVLRWITGMVMVGGIALSLVAAARISRREEIPFLPYAVQIGLVGLCFAGGLYKWLF
- a CDS encoding HEAT repeat domain-containing protein, giving the protein MMRPLVLVLIAFLTVACSAGDEGVDALARNAAHGDRGAAKRLVLAMGDRTRERSLDAYKSVVSVGNVVIPYLYKGLASDDQDLFEACAAALGNIGSTDSLPALKTALGRKGMRRYAVAWALGEIGDPSVTVLLVRSLATGDVVLRKAAVRALVRLGPSVGPQVLEMLERSDDPKARRAAIRVLGEIKEQAAVPLLTEVEGINRDAAVWALGRIGNPQALQPLLKDLSDERWSVRRQAAQALGNLEDAGAVPALRRTLDDPEAVVREWAARSLETLTGKRVLYRDEDGQIVPPYNLYH